A single region of the Halobacterium wangiae genome encodes:
- a CDS encoding ABC transporter ATP-binding protein, with protein sequence MSEQASRDATLPEGEAGILAVRDLDAGYGDLQVLTDVDLDVRDGEYVTIVGPNGAGKSTVMKSVFGLTTYMGGTVTFDDTEIQNREPESIIHEGIGYVPQNENVFAGLSVRENLEMGAYILDDLPEERIQDVYDRFPILEERASQKAGSLSGGQQQMLAMGRALMLDPDLLMLDEPSAGLAPDLVVEMFDRIDRINADGTSVLMVEQNAKEALRRCDRGYVLVNGQNSYMDEGTALLEDDEVRQEFLGG encoded by the coding sequence ATGAGCGAGCAAGCGTCGCGGGACGCGACGCTCCCCGAGGGGGAGGCGGGCATCCTCGCAGTGCGGGACCTCGACGCCGGCTACGGCGACCTCCAGGTGCTCACCGACGTGGACCTCGACGTCCGGGACGGCGAGTACGTCACCATCGTCGGGCCGAACGGCGCGGGGAAGTCGACCGTGATGAAGTCCGTCTTCGGGCTGACGACGTACATGGGCGGCACCGTCACGTTCGACGACACGGAGATCCAGAACCGCGAACCGGAGAGCATCATCCACGAGGGCATCGGCTACGTTCCCCAGAACGAGAACGTCTTCGCGGGGCTCTCCGTCCGCGAGAACCTCGAGATGGGCGCGTACATCCTCGACGATCTGCCCGAGGAGCGCATCCAGGACGTCTACGACCGGTTCCCGATCCTCGAGGAACGCGCGAGCCAGAAGGCCGGGTCGCTGTCGGGCGGCCAGCAGCAGATGCTCGCGATGGGGCGGGCGCTGATGCTCGACCCCGACCTGCTGATGCTCGACGAACCCTCTGCGGGTCTGGCCCCGGACCTCGTCGTGGAGATGTTCGACCGCATCGACCGCATCAACGCCGACGGTACCTCGGTGCTGATGGTCGAGCAGAACGCCAAGGAGGCACTCCGGCGCTGCGACCGCGGCTACGTGCTCGTCAACGGGCAGAACAGCTACATGGACGAGGGCACGGCGCTCCTGGAGGACGACGAGGTCCGCCAGGAGTTCCTGGGCGGGTAG
- a CDS encoding ABC transporter ATP-binding protein: protein MTDDVADADLPDDADVPEDVEPETMDSDVEEGAKEVPRGLPLRVEGLRKQFGGITAVDGATFSVEEGSLTGLIGPNGAGKSTTFNCITGVHEADNGNVYFRGEEISGEQPHDIVHRGLVRTFQIARELDEMTVLENVMVAPGGQRGESITRSVLPGTRGSVVDQERELREQAWETLEFFELDHLATEYAGNLSGGQRKLLELARALMTDPEMLLLDEPFAGVNPTLEEKLLDRIHDLREQGLTFLLVEHDMDLIMENCEHVIVMHQGRVLDEGPPEQIKNNEEVIEAYLGGEV from the coding sequence ATGACTGACGACGTCGCCGACGCCGACCTGCCGGACGACGCCGACGTCCCCGAAGACGTCGAGCCGGAGACGATGGACTCCGACGTCGAGGAGGGCGCCAAGGAGGTCCCCCGTGGACTCCCGCTTCGCGTCGAGGGACTGCGCAAGCAGTTCGGCGGCATCACGGCCGTCGACGGGGCGACGTTCTCCGTCGAGGAGGGGTCACTCACTGGTCTCATCGGACCGAACGGCGCGGGGAAGTCGACGACGTTCAACTGCATCACGGGCGTCCACGAGGCGGACAACGGGAACGTCTACTTCCGCGGCGAGGAGATCAGCGGCGAGCAGCCACACGACATCGTCCACCGCGGCCTCGTGCGCACGTTCCAGATCGCGCGCGAACTCGACGAGATGACCGTCCTGGAGAACGTGATGGTCGCGCCGGGCGGTCAGCGCGGCGAGTCTATCACGCGGTCGGTGCTCCCGGGGACGCGGGGCAGCGTCGTCGACCAGGAGCGCGAACTCCGCGAGCAGGCGTGGGAGACCCTGGAGTTCTTCGAACTCGACCACCTCGCGACGGAGTACGCGGGCAACCTCTCGGGCGGTCAGCGCAAACTCCTCGAACTCGCGCGGGCGCTGATGACCGACCCCGAGATGCTGTTGCTCGACGAGCCGTTCGCCGGCGTCAACCCGACGCTCGAGGAGAAACTGCTCGACCGCATCCACGACCTCCGCGAGCAGGGGTTGACCTTCCTGCTGGTGGAACACGACATGGACCTCATCATGGAGAACTGCGAACACGTCATCGTCATGCACCAGGGCCGAGTCCTCGACGAGGGCCCGCCGGAACAGATCAAGAACAACGAGGAAGTCATCGAGGCCTACCTCGGAGGTGAGGTATGA